ccatttttaatttgtattggaagTTTGCAGACGGCACCAatacaaaagcacagggcaccacagcaattgctgttggtgccacaggttattttgaggcctgtatgtctggtaatgaaaccaaggatgcctcttACATGAACTTgatcactgtagctcacaagcttggagaaacctgtaaacaaggatGCTTGCTGCTTGCTATGTGAATCAGAAACGTCATGGTTAACCCTTACTCTTCCTCggtaagtgttctgggttcttgaCTACCAATCCCAATTCACAGGACCAAGGGCTCAATGTCCCATGTGAAGGGGGGAAAATGGGCTGAAGCGTACTAGTGCCATGCATGATTGGACTTGGAACTAGGCCAGTGCaacctctagttcttataactctatggttcaCACTTAGtacaatgagggcgctgttacctCCAGTTcttataactctatggttcaCACTTAGtacaatgagggcgctgttacctCCAGTTCTTCATCTTTATCCTGAGACAGCTTCAGTGGCAGCAAGACCAGATTCCTTAGAGCAGGAGTCTTATCGCTCTTCAACACTTTGTTCAGTGTGTTAATCTGACCTAtagaaattaaagaaaaactcATTATTTATAGTAGGGTTAAAGATTGGCAAGTACTCCATaaaataatgaccataaaaacttagctacatgtatgtacttttgAGTTCCAAAAAACTGAATAATGGTCTGTAATTTTTAGTCACTTGCCTGATAGTAAAGCAAAGCTGTTGAGCACAGAGGGCCTGCagaacaaaaagacaaaaaaacatttaagtgtAAGTTCTATTATGTTTAACATCAACCTAATTCATCATGGTCGACCTTGAACATCGTTCAAACAGTTTTAGTATTTGTGTTAATAGTAGTAATCCGTTTCCACGTTGCCAATCTTAGCTCCCCTGCTAAAATCTGGGTCTGGCACTTTCGAAATTGAGTCTACTTTTAATTGCCCAATGTTCCAACACCCCaatgttccgacaaccctatgTTACGACAGAAccgttccgacacccctatgttccgacacccctatgttccgacattcCCCAAGTTTCTaccatgttccgacacccctatgttctgacaccctatgttccaacacctcTATGGGACTGAATCACACAGTGCCCTCGGCAGCATTCAAACCAATGTCCAACCAAGAGGTGCAAGGAGAGGAAAGATGTACAGTATAGGCTACACCCTCGACCGACTGGGGTGCGTGTTTTGACGATCCACGATGGATCAAGTTGTGAATTGCATACCATGTGAGTGTTGCATGTTCCAGTTCAAGCTTGGCCAAGAAGGATATTAAGGAAGTCTTCAAATCTTGGACTCGATTTGTCAGAGCCTCTAAGGAAATCTCCAATGCCTTCTCTTGATTCTgtcaagagagaaaaaaaagagcgTTACAAACCGGTTAGATTGAGTTTTGAGGGTGTTGTTGGAGAAACAACTGTAGTGTAAATAAGTGTTTGTCTTTTTCCTTGATTTCTGCATTCAATCATACAATTACAAGAAATATAAACCAGACATCCATTCTTAGATAAGATAATAAATAGATTAGATTTTTTATTAGAATTTATGAACCTCATGTCCTCAGTCAGTGGTCAGTGTCCCTGTCCACTGCATGCAATGCAACTGCATGAACTCCAATGGCTGGCTATGGTAGTGCAGTTCCCAGTTCTGACTAGTGTCACTGTCAATGTCAGTCATGTCACTGTCAATGTCAGTATATTATTAATTATGTGCAGTCTAGTTAATGCCAATTATGGTCATACGATTATTACCAGTTTATTTActgacaaaacaataataataaacaaatgctatttttatgtatttttaaataaaataaagccTGTATTTGTAATTATATGATGAGGGGAAAGGAAGCTAtcaaaatcaacacaattaCTGTGATTATAACTGAACCAACCTGCATTTTCCGTCCGGTTTAAGGAAAGCAACAATGTTCAATATGTCGTCAGTGTCGTCACTCGGTTCACTCTCTTTTTCCTGAGCCGCGAACTGTAGTTGGGTTTGCCCAACTGTGGAATTGCAGTGAGGCCGCGGCGGGCTCGTTTTTACTTAGACTGCGCACAAGTCGTTatatgtctgtcgcggtgatagcgttccgaatCTCCCCGCTTCCCCTCGCGgtgtattctcgcgagactgctggccccacGAGACTACTcacgacggcttcggctttgggttCGGCTTTGCGTAAACGCGCTCAGGatttcagacgagagaacggagcgtcaagccgaatccaaagccaaagccaaagccgtggtttaaTAATGCGGAGTAAAAGTcagcaaccagcagttcgcgcgagagtagtgatctcgcgagagcaccgtcACAACTCGCCTATCTTAACGCGGCAGACTattaacgacttgtacacaAGCCTAGTTTTTACCATACAGCTCTATGGGAGTAACCCAACTACAGTTGGACTAAATTTATAATCGGTTATATAACGCAGGTAAcctaaagagggcgctatttaagaGGACCGTTAACTAAATTCAACCCGCCGCGCGACGCACGCTGAACGAAAGTTCGCAACCCCCGAGAAGCAAGTCAGAGGTCGTGGAGAGGATCGAGGGATGAAGTGACCCGATGAAAACAACAACACGATCACGCCACCCTCGATCCTTTGTTGTTTTTCGGGATAGATATAGGTTGAGGTGCACGGACTTTGAAGGCATTGCTTGACGTCGCAAGGCTGCTGTCTCTTCTACCTTTCTGATTCTTAGAGCAACACGACTGCTGTCTAAAACTAAAGTAAGGTAggttttgtaataaaaaaacgACGTTGATgaacttgaacatgttgaattttgaaTGACACTGCTGTAATTgtagttcaattcaatttttcaattcaagaatacatacACTAACCTGGTCCATAATTGACTAGCAATAGCATACACTGCAGCGACATACTGTCTAAGCCCTAAGTGACATACACTGCAGCATCCATGCACACTCACACTGTGTGACAAATCTGACTGACACAGTGGTGACACTGACAGCCCATGCGTGGacgtggtggtggtggggggcaGTGTAGAGCCCAGTGCCCAGTGGGGCTAGGGTTTGCTTTTGTTTGGTGTGGTGTCGGGTTTTTCGGGGGagtggcactggacactcaaaAACGTGGAacagtttccgtatggcgccaccactttttcattcgatatgaaatattaatagtatctaatttacctcaatgagatatccctttttgtaaaaatttgtgaaaaagtggtggcgccatatggaaagttttcCGAAAAAACACCTCTTGTGTGCTTCAGccaaagttttattttaatgagaaattacgcttttctcaaaaactacattacttcagaaaagaaggagccgttactcacaattgCTTTATACCAATTGaatcaaaactttcacagatttgttattttatgcattgtctTTCAAACACAttgtcaagtttgtttttctattttactACAGAAAGTTTGAATATCACCAAGTTGAATTACGGTTGAACGACAAATACTGTGCATGGGTTCAAAACCTGCGATCGAGCGATTGTGCACATTCTTTTTTAAATCGCGCAAGGAAACAAAGTTTGTGCAAAGTTTGTGCCTTCACAAAATGTCACACTGTGCAGAGTAAAAAAACTTATAACATTGTGTAGTtatataatatttggtttgtggtaacaccatgtgtgtatctacttgcctggtagagtttgttcttagagaactgtcttgcttaattctactaccgggaagtagattgttcgggtgttcggaagacttctcagttctgaaaagaactgtcctgcttatttaactattacctgggcagATGGTATaaaatgcaatgcctcaaatcctatacgtATTGTGTAGTTACTTTTGCATCAGCACACAATGAATTGTTCAAAACAATAGAGGTCTATCGGCACAGAATTATTCTAAACTTAGAGGTCTATGAGAGATATCCAGAAGTAGAAAAATTCCCTCTCCACATCTATCTAGGTTAAAATCCGTAGGCTGTTATATTAGTGTTACTTTGCaaattgatatttgtttttcagaaaacaATCTAAATGTTGAGTGACGTTTTTGCTTTCTTTGCAGATTCATTTCGAAACACCCTGATCAATAAACATGGCCTTCTCGGTTGCTCAGCGTTCAAGCTCTGTCCTGAGGCTTATGCTGCGAAGTTCCAACAAAATCGGACAAGAATTAGCAGAGGGTCCTTGCCAACACCTCACAAAGAGAGTTGTGTTGCCTTCTCTTGGACCTGTTGCAATCCAAACGGCTTCACTGCACGGGCACCATGGCAGCACCAAGCCTCTGGTCCAAGCAACAGGTAGGCGAGAGGTCCACGCAGGTATCTTCAACACCAACGCAGCAGCTCCTGATATACTCCCACTACAAGGCAGCACTGTAGATGCAGCTGCAGACAAGACTACCCAAGCATCCCCTAGAGTGATGAAACGCTCACATCTCTACCGCTTCATTGCAGAGGTGAGCCAGGCTGAGATTACCAAGGGCCAAACCATCACTTCGGTTGCGCATGCCCTGGATGACATGGCCCTTAACGTCACTTGGTCCGACGGGGAGGTACAGGCCTACCCATATGCATGGCTTCGGGATAACTGCCTCTGCAAGCAGTGTTACCAGTCATCCCTTCAGTCAAGGATCTTTAGTTTCACAAGCATTGATGTGGAGATGATTCCTATTTATGCTGTGCCTGGAGATGAAGGAAAGACAGTTCGATTGACTTGGCCCGATGGTCACTTTGGAGAATATCCTTCAGGTATGAAGTAGGGATACAATCTCCCCTGCCCCCATCCACGCCCCTAATCGAACCCTCCCACCCCTTAGCTTTGGTTAATTTCCCAAACTATCCTTAGTTTGTTCCATATGAATTGGTTTTCAGTTGAGTTCATCGTTATTAGTCAGATATTTCTTCTGATAACGACATGTCAAGATTGGATATGGAGGAAAAACCCTTAGTGAGGAGAACGCTCACAATCAGGTAGAGACTAAAAACCCAGTCCACATCCTCAGGCactgggatttgaactgggggtccacagaggtgaaagaggTGTGACCCTTTAGTTTGTTTCTGTGTAGTTTTATTGACATAATTTGGATGCTGACACTTAAGCATTTTGTTGTGCGCCTAAACCTTGAAGTGGACTCGCCCTGTTGTTTGTTCTTTCAGTCAAAAATTTATGATAAGATCGGTGAACTAATCCTGAAGTAGTGGTGTGTTTCGTCAGCCAACcaataaaaaagcaaacaagTTTGTTGTCGCTGTTTGCACAAACCTTTTGGTGCACTCTAGTTTCTACAAACTTGTCACAGTAGGTGGCAATAGACCCTGCCCATAAAATGCTAATTTACATTCACACATCATACAGACTCTATTGGTTGGCAACCGCCATAGAGAAGTGCATCACTCAGACgcacaatcgcgtctgcgtcacgcagccattagccgaATACAAACCGTCGTagtccctcattttgccaaccaaaacgttagtgcgcatgcgatatgcaatttacatatttcattggaagggtctattgtgCAAAGTGCTGATTGAAGATACCTAATTCTTATGTTCATTATGACTTTTGTTGTGGGTTATTTGATTTACACTCTGATATGAAAACTTGATACTtaggtttgttttgatttgttggcACAATTCCAGCCAGAGTTACACAAGTAAATATTGCCCCATTTGCATGGAGTGGAAATTCCCTCTACTCtagatttataataaaaaaagaggCTTGGGTGCtacataaaaacataattaGAATCAATTGAAAGGATGGTTACCTTTATCTGTGTATTCTAAGGCCTGgtattttcatctttgagagtgcaaggcaattttcatgcAAAGGACATTTGGAAGcagaaaatgtaaacaaaaatgagataatgctgaaggggcaccaaggccgagGTTATGGGCAACACATTTAGGGTATCCTTGTGATTCAAGGCCTGAGTTATGGAATATTATTTATAGGACTTtcttcacattatttttttgttaatgacAGATTGGCTTCGTAAACATCGCTTTGAGAACTCCTTCACTGACCCTACCTTTGACTCTGAGCTACAGTACTGGAAGACAGACCTGATAGACAGCGGCACTCTGCGTAGGTTTAACTTCCACGACATCGTGTCTAATGATGAAGCTCTGTATGAATGGCTGATGGAAATGAAGGTATGTCTACTTTAAGGGCATGTCACACCGGGCACAGTTTACAGacaactttgaggcaaccaaAACCAATTGTTAAAAGGTTTGGCTACTTTTTTTAAGACACAAAACGAAAACACAATGTCCGTggacagatttacattaaacttaaaaggTCCAACTATAATGagggtagaaagcttcccttcaaatattgcttgctgaggtgctgcagtttttgagaaatgagtaaaatattgcttgctgaggtgctgcagtttttgagaaatgagtaaaatattgcttgctgaggtgctgcagtttttgagaaatgatttaCAATGGCTGATGGAAATGAAGGTATGTCTACTaaaaggtactttttgtaccacACAACTTTCAGATTGGAACTCATGTATTTTTTGTCCTTACATGTTGCATAAAAGCATTTTTATATTCCCCCCATTAAGATCAGACTGCTTTGATAAAGCCAACATAGAAACTaagatacaaaacaaacaaacaatgcattGATA
The nucleotide sequence above comes from Asterias rubens chromosome 12, eAstRub1.3, whole genome shotgun sequence. Encoded proteins:
- the LOC117298025 gene encoding gamma-butyrobetaine dioxygenase-like, yielding MAFSVAQRSSSVLRLMLRSSNKIGQELAEGPCQHLTKRVVLPSLGPVAIQTASLHGHHGSTKPLVQATGRREVHAGIFNTNAAAPDILPLQGSTVDAAADKTTQASPRVMKRSHLYRFIAEVSQAEITKGQTITSVAHALDDMALNVTWSDGEVQAYPYAWLRDNCLCKQCYQSSLQSRIFSFTSIDVEMIPIYAVPGDEGKTVRLTWPDGHFGEYPSDWLRKHRFENSFTDPTFDSELQYWKTDLIDSGTLRRFNFHDIVSNDEALYEWLMEMKLTGICLVEGAGMVEGQVKHLGDRVLFLRSTYYGPTSHVVVKYNATNIAFTGKAFPMHTDLAFLHRPPGAQMIHCIEQAKGPGGENWFTDGFKVALDLKREDPEAFELLSTTLMEYQDIGEDVYGRFHQHSRHPTISLDRDGNPEHVYLSDHGRMPMMRIPVKNTQALYRALKKFSNMYHHPDNVCAYKLREGDIMTFDNRRVIHGRGSFEVTSNSSRHLETGYLEWDEINSRLRLLQHQFQASM